One region of Marivirga arenosa genomic DNA includes:
- the fbaA gene encoding class II fructose-bisphosphate aldolase translates to MAKAGVLSGDEMMNLLHHAKENKYALPAVNVIGNNSINSVLETARDVNSPVFIQFSNGGAAFNAGKGLSNDGQKAAIAGAIAGAHHVHLMSKEYGVPVILHTDHCAKKLLPWIDGLLEAGKEFYKTHGKPLFSSHMIDLSEEPLEENIEICKKYLKPMAEMGMHLEIELGITGGEEDGVDNTGVDSSRLYTQPEEVAYAYEQLKEVSDNFTIAASFGNVHGVYKPGNVELRPDILKNSQDHIQKKHDTAEKPVLFVFHGGSGSEPEKIEEAIGYGAVKMNIDTDMQWAFWNGVHGYYKEHKDRLQQQIGTSDDPDLPNKKFYDPRAWLRKGEQSMVERLKQAFKELNCINRLA, encoded by the coding sequence ATGGCTAAAGCAGGAGTATTATCCGGAGACGAAATGATGAATCTTCTTCATCATGCAAAAGAAAATAAATATGCATTACCGGCAGTAAACGTAATTGGTAACAATTCAATTAATTCAGTTTTAGAAACTGCTAGAGATGTAAATTCACCAGTTTTCATTCAATTCTCTAATGGAGGAGCTGCTTTTAATGCAGGGAAAGGATTATCTAATGATGGACAAAAAGCCGCTATAGCTGGGGCTATTGCAGGCGCTCATCATGTTCATTTAATGTCAAAAGAATATGGCGTTCCTGTAATTTTGCATACTGACCACTGTGCTAAGAAATTATTGCCATGGATTGATGGATTATTAGAAGCAGGTAAAGAATTTTACAAAACACATGGTAAGCCATTGTTCAGCTCACATATGATCGATTTATCTGAGGAGCCTTTAGAAGAAAATATCGAAATCTGTAAGAAGTACTTAAAGCCAATGGCTGAAATGGGTATGCATCTTGAGATTGAACTAGGTATCACTGGTGGTGAAGAAGATGGTGTTGACAATACTGGAGTTGATAGTAGTAGATTATATACTCAGCCAGAAGAAGTGGCTTATGCATATGAGCAATTAAAAGAGGTGAGTGATAATTTCACTATTGCGGCATCATTCGGAAATGTTCATGGTGTATATAAACCAGGAAATGTTGAGCTACGTCCTGACATCTTAAAAAACTCACAAGATCATATTCAGAAAAAGCATGATACAGCAGAAAAGCCAGTATTATTTGTATTCCATGGTGGATCAGGTTCTGAGCCAGAGAAAATCGAGGAGGCAATTGGATATGGAGCTGTGAAAATGAATATCGATACAGATATGCAATGGGCTTTCTGGAATGGTGTACATGGCTATTATAAAGAGCATAAAGATAGATTGCAACAACAGATTGGTACTTCTGATGATCCAGATTTACCAAATAAGAAGTTTTATGATCCAAGAGCTTGGTTAAGAAAAGGTGAGCAGAGCATGGTAGAACGTTTAAAACAAGCTTTTAAAGAATTAAACTGTATTAATAGACTGGCTTAA
- a CDS encoding alpha-amylase family glycosyl hydrolase: MKNNDESIINSEFPEGVAYEIFIQSWADGNGDGIGDFRGAIQKLDYLQDLGVSAVWLMPIMPSPSYHKYDVTDYKAIHPDYGTMDDFKTFLKEAHNRNIKVIIDMIINHTSSEHPWFKEAVKGRNNPYRDYYIWADIDSVADKISKKEVTQDSDNITQWHAVNNDRNEQHYYGFFWGGMPDLNFDNPKVRKEIYDIGKYWLNEIGVDGFRLDAAKHIFPDERIKDSYLFWQEYKREMQKVKDDVYLVGEVWAPASVGKEFAKGLPALFNFDLAGSIQQSILQERNIASTISGPSWENLDKEDIISRLIKQRKLYKDASNDYKDAIFLTNHDQNRIMSNLNGDLKKAKLAASILLTLAGTPYIYYGEEIGMLGKKPDPNIREPFLWDTKELDTFRTNWIEAVFTKDGKVQSLREQKDNPLSLYHHYRNLIHFRNQYIALSKGNIESIKNSNPYLVVYRRVYQNELLNVVHNLSSQSQLLDTIPKEIIYGGNSIINNTINPFSTIIYK; this comes from the coding sequence ATGAAAAATAATGATGAATCAATTATTAATTCTGAATTCCCTGAAGGTGTTGCATATGAAATTTTTATTCAATCATGGGCTGATGGAAATGGTGATGGAATTGGTGATTTTAGAGGTGCAATACAAAAATTAGATTATTTGCAGGATTTAGGTGTGTCTGCTGTTTGGCTAATGCCTATCATGCCTTCACCTTCTTACCATAAATATGATGTAACCGATTATAAAGCCATCCATCCTGATTATGGAACAATGGATGATTTTAAAACCTTTTTAAAAGAGGCTCATAATCGAAATATCAAGGTGATTATTGACATGATCATCAACCATACTTCTTCTGAACATCCTTGGTTTAAGGAAGCTGTTAAGGGCAGAAATAATCCCTATCGTGATTACTATATCTGGGCAGATATAGATAGTGTAGCAGATAAAATATCAAAAAAAGAGGTCACACAAGATTCGGATAATATTACGCAATGGCATGCTGTAAATAATGATAGAAATGAGCAGCATTATTATGGTTTTTTCTGGGGAGGAATGCCGGACTTAAATTTTGATAATCCGAAAGTCAGAAAGGAAATTTATGATATTGGGAAATACTGGCTAAACGAAATTGGTGTTGATGGATTTAGATTAGATGCTGCAAAACACATTTTCCCTGATGAAAGAATTAAAGACTCTTATTTGTTTTGGCAGGAGTATAAAAGGGAAATGCAAAAAGTAAAAGATGATGTGTATTTGGTAGGAGAGGTATGGGCACCTGCTTCTGTTGGAAAAGAATTTGCTAAAGGTCTACCTGCATTATTTAATTTTGATTTGGCTGGAAGTATACAGCAATCTATCCTTCAAGAAAGAAATATTGCCAGTACCATCAGTGGCCCTTCTTGGGAAAACCTTGATAAAGAAGACATCATAAGTAGATTAATCAAACAAAGAAAGCTTTATAAAGATGCATCAAATGATTATAAAGATGCGATTTTTCTAACCAATCATGATCAAAATAGAATCATGAGTAATCTGAATGGTGATCTAAAGAAGGCAAAATTAGCGGCCTCCATTCTTTTAACTTTAGCCGGAACGCCATATATCTATTATGGTGAAGAAATAGGTATGTTGGGTAAAAAGCCGGATCCAAATATACGAGAACCATTCTTATGGGATACTAAAGAATTGGATACTTTTAGAACAAACTGGATCGAAGCAGTATTCACGAAAGATGGTAAAGTTCAATCTCTTCGAGAGCAAAAAGATAATCCTCTGTCATTATATCATCATTATAGGAATTTGATTCATTTCAGAAATCAATACATTGCTTTATCAAAAGGAAATATTGAATCTATAAAAAATTCAAACCCATATTTAGTAGTCTATCGTAGAGTATATCAAAATGAGCTGTTAAATGTTGTGCATAATTTATCTTCACAATCTCAATTGTTGGATACTATTCCTAAGGAGATAATTTATGGAGGAAATAGCATCATTAATAATACAATAAATCCATTCAGTACAATTATTTATAAATGA
- a CDS encoding acyl-CoA thioesterase encodes MSRFQLNINPKSTDFDELGHINNVVYLQWVQDVAEAHWKNISGTDDDQINLWVALRHEIDYKKEIKPNEKVVAETWVASMEGVKSERMTRIFNPDNNQTKAEARTFWCLLDAKTKRPKRIPEDMKSLYES; translated from the coding sequence ATGAGTAGATTTCAATTAAATATTAACCCCAAAAGTACAGATTTTGACGAATTAGGGCATATCAATAATGTAGTGTATTTACAATGGGTTCAGGATGTGGCAGAGGCACATTGGAAGAATATTTCAGGAACGGATGATGATCAAATTAATCTATGGGTAGCATTGAGACACGAAATAGATTACAAAAAAGAAATTAAGCCTAATGAAAAAGTGGTAGCTGAAACGTGGGTAGCTTCAATGGAAGGAGTGAAATCTGAAAGAATGACAAGAATTTTTAATCCTGATAATAACCAAACTAAAGCAGAGGCGAGAACATTTTGGTGTTTATTAGATGCTAAAACTAAAAGGCCCAAAAGGATACCAGAAGATATGAAAAGTTTGTATGAGAGTTAG
- a CDS encoding KpsF/GutQ family sugar-phosphate isomerase, translated as MSRILDSAKETIAIEAKSVKDLESLLTDDFEKAVNAIMDSKGKLIVTGMGKSGIIGRKLAATFSSTGTPSFFLHPGEAYHGDLGLIQQNDIVLAISNSGETDELLKILPFFLRNGNKIIGMSGNPASTLAKNTHFHLNVHVEEEACPLDLAPTSSTTATLVMGDALAVALMRERDFQPEHFALFHPGGSLGRRLLMRVKDVMRSTELPVIASDSKMEEVIQAMSAGRLGIAIIEDQAKLSGVITDGDLRRGMKNNKANFMDLQAKDIMTNSPKFIDKEMKLKEAELMMMEHKINTLLVAEDQKCIGVLQLYDL; from the coding sequence ATGAGTCGGATTTTAGATTCTGCTAAAGAAACAATTGCTATTGAAGCTAAATCAGTAAAAGATTTAGAAAGCTTACTGACAGATGATTTTGAAAAGGCTGTGAATGCCATTATGGATAGTAAAGGTAAGCTGATTGTAACGGGTATGGGTAAATCCGGAATAATTGGAAGAAAATTAGCGGCTACATTTTCAAGCACAGGCACACCTAGTTTCTTTTTGCATCCAGGGGAGGCTTATCATGGCGATTTAGGTCTGATACAACAAAATGATATTGTACTTGCAATCTCTAACTCAGGTGAAACCGATGAATTGCTTAAAATATTGCCTTTTTTCCTTAGAAACGGGAATAAGATAATCGGAATGAGTGGAAATCCCGCTTCAACATTAGCTAAGAATACTCATTTTCATTTGAATGTACATGTAGAGGAAGAGGCTTGTCCCCTTGATTTGGCACCCACTTCCTCAACCACAGCTACTTTGGTAATGGGGGATGCATTGGCTGTTGCCTTAATGCGTGAACGAGATTTTCAACCTGAGCATTTCGCTTTATTTCATCCTGGGGGTTCTTTGGGAAGAAGATTATTAATGCGAGTGAAAGATGTGATGAGGTCTACAGAATTGCCAGTTATTGCATCTGATAGTAAAATGGAGGAGGTTATTCAAGCCATGTCTGCAGGAAGGTTGGGTATTGCCATAATTGAAGATCAAGCTAAATTATCAGGAGTAATAACAGATGGTGATTTAAGACGAGGAATGAAAAATAATAAAGCTAATTTCATGGACCTTCAAGCCAAAGATATTATGACTAATTCTCCTAAATTCATTGATAAAGAAATGAAACTAAAGGAGGCTGAATTGATGATGATGGAACATAAAATTAACACTTTACTAGTGGCTGAGGATCAGAAATGCATTGGTGTATTACAGCTTTACGATCTGTAG
- a CDS encoding glycoside hydrolase family 31 protein — MISSKTINKSNSNLHCGNIEHYEETSYGISGKTENAYFKITVIQEGTFKIHLSTSEEFDELSYAVISKPLNIDFSCIDHDNIVEIKTDKLTLELNKSPFAVKFKNKSGELINEDDASFSTSWLGEQVTTYKKLQEGERFIGLGEKTGPLDRKGNGYQNWNTDHFGYPPDSDPLYCSIPFYIGIHNHLSYGIYLDNSHKSHFNFGASNRRFSSFSADQGDMSYYFIYEDNVEDIISAYTDLTGRMELPPIWSLGYQQCRYSYKPDKEVLGIANFFREKEIPADVMVLDIHHMQDYKIFTWDGEDFPNPSKMIEKLEEMGFKLVVICDPGIKIQEGYEAYDSGVKEDVFIKYPDGEYYEGEVWPGWCHFPDFTNPDVRNWWAEKLKAYTDLGISGLWNDMNEIATWGQYLPELMEFDFEGQKASTRKARNIYGMQMARSTYEGAKKNHPNKRVFNLTRAGFAGIQRYASVWTGDNVANDEHMLLGVRLVNSLGLTGVAFSGYDIGGFAGDANSKLFARWISIGAFAPFFRGHSMINSRDSEPWAFGEEVEEISRNYINLRYKLMPYIYSAFYEAHESGIPVARSLAIYYPHDDKIYNSLYENQYLFGANILVAPVSSEVNLAKVYLPEGEWYDLYDDKFYHGKQEIIAECPIEKLPAFVKASSIIPMQDRVQSLSNNQNSVLYLHIYKGLENNTYQYYEDDGDTFNHVEGAFYKRLIEYKPQEKQIIFHAREGNYKSQYKEVQIYFHGFENELKQEISIDQQSIPIEKSPYRFIDPISNFDPLPDEERTDFKIENLPLSKFKWEEEQFIINW; from the coding sequence ATGATTAGTTCTAAAACGATAAATAAATCGAATTCAAACCTTCATTGTGGAAATATTGAACACTATGAAGAAACTTCTTATGGTATTTCTGGCAAAACTGAAAATGCATATTTCAAAATCACCGTAATACAGGAAGGAACTTTCAAAATACATTTAAGCACCTCAGAAGAATTTGATGAGCTCTCCTATGCGGTTATTTCGAAACCACTAAATATTGACTTTAGCTGTATCGATCATGATAATATTGTAGAAATAAAAACTGATAAACTTACTTTAGAACTTAACAAATCTCCATTTGCTGTAAAATTTAAAAATAAGAGTGGTGAGCTTATCAATGAAGATGATGCTTCTTTTAGCACCTCGTGGTTGGGAGAGCAAGTTACTACCTATAAAAAACTACAAGAAGGGGAAAGATTTATTGGTTTAGGCGAAAAAACAGGACCTTTAGATAGAAAAGGAAATGGATATCAAAACTGGAATACTGACCATTTCGGTTACCCACCAGATAGCGATCCATTATACTGTAGTATTCCCTTTTATATTGGAATACACAACCATCTTTCCTACGGCATCTACCTAGATAACAGTCATAAATCACATTTCAATTTTGGAGCTTCAAATAGAAGGTTCTCTAGCTTTTCAGCTGACCAAGGTGATATGTCATATTACTTCATTTATGAGGATAATGTAGAAGATATTATTAGCGCCTACACTGATTTAACAGGAAGAATGGAACTTCCTCCTATATGGAGTTTAGGCTATCAGCAATGTCGTTACAGTTATAAACCTGACAAGGAGGTTTTAGGTATAGCTAATTTTTTCAGGGAAAAAGAAATTCCTGCAGATGTGATGGTTTTAGACATTCATCATATGCAAGATTATAAAATATTTACCTGGGATGGGGAAGATTTTCCGAATCCGAGTAAAATGATTGAAAAGCTGGAGGAAATGGGATTTAAGCTTGTGGTCATATGTGATCCAGGTATTAAAATCCAAGAAGGCTATGAAGCTTATGACTCGGGAGTAAAAGAAGATGTATTCATCAAATATCCAGATGGGGAATATTATGAAGGAGAAGTATGGCCTGGATGGTGCCATTTCCCTGACTTCACAAATCCAGATGTTAGAAACTGGTGGGCTGAGAAACTAAAAGCCTACACTGATTTAGGAATTTCTGGTTTATGGAATGACATGAACGAAATTGCAACCTGGGGTCAATATCTTCCTGAGCTGATGGAGTTTGATTTTGAAGGTCAAAAAGCATCTACCCGAAAAGCAAGAAATATCTACGGTATGCAAATGGCCAGAAGTACCTATGAAGGAGCCAAGAAGAACCATCCTAATAAAAGAGTTTTCAACCTTACTAGAGCAGGCTTTGCCGGTATACAAAGATATGCCTCAGTTTGGACTGGCGATAATGTAGCCAATGATGAACACATGCTATTAGGAGTTCGACTAGTCAACAGTCTTGGCTTAACAGGAGTGGCATTCTCAGGTTACGATATTGGCGGCTTTGCAGGTGATGCTAACAGCAAATTGTTTGCAAGATGGATTTCAATTGGAGCATTTGCTCCATTCTTTAGAGGTCATAGTATGATTAACAGCCGAGATTCTGAACCTTGGGCATTTGGTGAAGAGGTCGAAGAAATTTCCCGTAATTACATAAATCTGCGCTATAAATTAATGCCTTATATATATTCAGCATTTTATGAGGCTCATGAAAGTGGTATTCCCGTAGCTCGCAGTTTAGCGATTTATTACCCACACGATGATAAAATCTACAACTCCCTATATGAAAACCAATACTTATTTGGGGCTAATATTTTAGTAGCTCCGGTTTCAAGTGAAGTAAATTTAGCTAAGGTATATTTACCTGAAGGAGAATGGTATGATTTATACGATGATAAATTCTATCACGGTAAGCAGGAAATTATAGCAGAGTGCCCAATTGAAAAGTTACCTGCATTTGTAAAAGCTTCTTCTATTATCCCCATGCAAGACAGGGTGCAAAGCTTGAGTAACAATCAAAATAGTGTTTTATATCTTCATATTTATAAAGGATTAGAAAATAATACCTACCAATATTATGAAGATGATGGTGACACTTTCAATCATGTAGAAGGTGCTTTTTATAAAAGGTTAATCGAATATAAGCCTCAAGAAAAACAAATAATTTTCCACGCTAGAGAAGGAAATTATAAATCTCAATATAAAGAAGTGCAGATTTACTTCCACGGCTTTGAAAATGAATTAAAGCAGGAGATTTCAATTGATCAACAGTCAATCCCAATAGAAAAATCACCTTATAGATTCATAGATCCAATCTCAAACTTTGATCCACTACCAGATGAGGAAAGGACTGATTTTAAAATAGAAAATCTACCGCTAAGCAAATTTAAATGGGAAGAAGAACAATTCATTATAAATTGGTAA
- the kdsA gene encoding 3-deoxy-8-phosphooctulonate synthase, translating to MSQNLYHKLSSEKPFFIVGPCVMESMDLLHTVAKEIVTLKKEFDVEIIFKSSFDKANRTSASAKRGPGLEEGREWLQEIKSTYDLPVTTDVHESNQPKLLEDVVDIMQIPAFLCRQTDLLLAAAETGKIVNIKKAQFLSGEDMYYPAQKVVQAGNKQVMLTERGNMFGYNNLIVDFRNIPDMLEHGFPVIMDCTHSVQRPGGAGGKTGGNREFVPGMAMAAKAFGANGYFLETHPNPDEAWSDGPNQVFLKDLKALIKSIIQ from the coding sequence ATGTCACAAAATTTATATCATAAATTATCTTCTGAGAAGCCTTTTTTTATAGTAGGTCCGTGCGTAATGGAAAGTATGGATTTATTGCATACAGTTGCCAAGGAAATAGTTACCCTTAAAAAGGAGTTTGATGTTGAAATCATTTTTAAATCTTCTTTCGATAAGGCAAATAGAACTTCAGCATCAGCTAAAAGAGGTCCTGGATTAGAAGAGGGAAGAGAATGGCTGCAGGAAATTAAGTCAACTTATGATCTTCCAGTTACTACAGATGTGCATGAGTCAAATCAGCCTAAATTATTAGAAGATGTGGTTGATATTATGCAGATACCTGCTTTTCTATGCCGTCAAACAGATTTATTGTTAGCAGCTGCTGAAACGGGTAAGATTGTAAATATTAAAAAAGCGCAATTTTTATCAGGTGAAGATATGTATTATCCTGCTCAAAAGGTGGTTCAGGCGGGGAATAAGCAAGTTATGTTGACTGAGCGTGGCAATATGTTTGGGTATAATAATTTAATAGTAGATTTCCGGAATATTCCAGACATGCTTGAGCACGGGTTTCCTGTAATTATGGATTGTACGCACTCTGTGCAACGCCCAGGTGGGGCAGGAGGAAAGACGGGAGGCAATAGAGAATTTGTACCTGGTATGGCAATGGCAGCGAAAGCTTTTGGGGCTAATGGTTATTTTCTGGAAACTCATCCTAATCCTGATGAAGCATGGAGTGATGGACCTAATCAGGTATTTTTAAAGGATTTAAAAGCATTAATAAAATCAATAATTCAATGA